TTCTTCCATCGTTTTGACCGCCACCTTAAATGTTTCGTTCCCTTTCATTTTGACAAACTGCAGCTTTTGCTTCATGGTGTCTTCCGATGCAGGATAACGCGATCCGCCACCGGGAACCTCTATTAATTCCGCATGCTCCCCATTCGCATGCAGATGAATGGATTCAACGTGGCTGGTGCCTTCCGATTCCCCGACCACGACCGCGCCTGCGCCATCGCCAAACAAGACACAGGTATTACGGTCTGTCCAATCCGTAATCGAGGACATGACTTCGGCTCCAATAACAAGCACATATTTCATGCCTGTTCTCACATACGAATCAGCCAGAGCCAGAGCGTAGACAAATCCACAACAGGCTGCGTTCAGGTCAAATGCCGCGGCTCGAGTCGCTCCGATCTTGTGCTGCACGAAACAAGCCGTTGAGGGAAGGGGAGCATCTCCGGTACAGGTCGCCACGATAATCAGATCGACCTGAGACGCCTCTATCCCCGCTTGTTTTAAGGCATGACGTGCCGCATGCGAAGCCAAAT
The genomic region above belongs to Nitrospirales bacterium and contains:
- a CDS encoding ketoacyl-ACP synthase III yields the protein MNSQILGTGSYVPARILTNADLEKMVDTSDSWIVERTGIRERRLVEKEEACSDLASHAARHALKQAGIEASQVDLIIVATCTGDAPLPSTACFVQHKIGATRAAAFDLNAACCGFVYALALADSYVRTGMKYVLVIGAEVMSSITDWTDRNTCVLFGDGAGAVVVGESEGTSHVESIHLHANGEHAELIEVPGGGSRYPASEDTMKQKLQFVKMKGNETFKVAVKTMEEAVREVLAFNQRTIADVNVFVPHQANIRILKAVAQRLKFPIEKTVVNLDRFGNTSAASIPLALDEAVRTGKIHTGSLVLLAAFGAGLTWASALIRW